ATAATCGTAAGGCCATCTGTAAACAGTTGGGATTTCTCCTGGCCAGTTACCATGTAAGTGTTCAACTGGTGCAGTCCATTCTAATGTATTAGCTTCCCAAGGGTTTTGAGGAGATACTTTTCCTTTGAATATTGAGTAAAAGAAGTTAAATAAGAACGCTACCTGAGCAAGTGCTGCCATAATAGCTGCCCATGTTACAAATACGTTAACCGTTAACCATTTTTTCATAAACTCAAATTCGGTAAATGCATAGTAACGACGAGGTACACCATCTAAACCTAAGAAGTGAAGTGGGAAGAATACCAGGTAAGCTGCAATAAAAGTTAACCAGAAGTGTAAATATCCTAATTTAGCATTCATCATTCTACCGAACATTTTAGGGAACCAGTGATAAACACCTGCAAGCATACCGAAGATTGCTGCAGATCCCATTACCAGGTGGAAGTGAGCAACAACAAAATAGGTATCGTGTAAGTTAATATCTAACGATGCATTTCCTAAGAAGATACCAGTTAAACCACCAGAGATAAAGAATGATACCAAACCGATAGCGAATAACATTGCTGGAGTGAAACGGATGTTACCACGCCATAATGTTGCTAAATAATTAAAGGTTTTTACTGCCGATGGTACTGCAATGATCAACGTAGTAATCATAAACACACCTCCCAACAATGGGTTCATACCGGTTACAAACATGTGGTGACCCCAAACGATGAACGATAATACTGTAATACCAATTAATGAGTAAACCATTGCATGGTAACCGAAGATCGGTTTACGCGAGTTTACAGAGATAACCTCAGATGAAATACCCAATGCCGGCATAATTACGATATATACCTCAGGGTGACCTAAGAACCAGAATAAGTGTTGCCATAAAATTGGAGAACCACCTTCGTTTGGTAAAATATCAGTACCCATTACAATATCCGACAAATAGAAACTAGTTCCAAAACTACGGTCGAATACCATTAATACCACACCAGCTACAAGAACAGGGAATGATAAAATACCTAAAATAGCAGTCAAAAAGAAAGCCCAGATGGTTAATGGCATTTTCCAAAGGTCCATACCTTTAGTACGCATGTTTAAAACTGTACTTACATAGTTAATACCACCCATTAAAGATGATGCTACGAAAAGTACCATACTCACTAACCACAAAGTCATACCCAATCCCGATCCTGGCATTGCCTTGGCAACAACAGATAACGGTGGATAAACCGTCCAACCACCAGATGCAGGACCTGTTTGGATAAAGAATGATGACATCATGATCACACAGGCCATAAAAAAGAACCAGTATGAAAGCATGTTTAAGAATGGCGAAGCCATATCTCTTGCCCCAATTTGAAGTGGAATAAGTAAGTTACTAAATGTACCACTCAACCCGGCGGTTAGTACAAAGAATACCATAATGGTACCATGAATGGTTACCAAAGCAAGGTAGAAATCGGGTTTAATACGACCACCTTCAGCCCATTTACCTAAAAATGTTTCTAAGAATGGGAAGTTTTGATCTGGCCATGCCAATTGAATACGGAATAAAATTGATAAGCCCATTGCTATTACCGCCATGATAATACCGGTAATCAAAAATTGCTTAGCAATCATTTTATGATCCATACTAAAGATATACTTTGAAATCAAAGTCTCTTTATGATGCCCATGATCAGCGTGATCGTGATTGTGTTCGTCGTGTAATGCTATTGTTGACATAATTCGTTCGCTCCTGCTTAATATTATTTATTTAAAGCCATTTGGTTAGTTTTTACAGCTGCTGAATCTTTAGCTGCTGAATCTGCTACTGATTTTACAGCTGCAGGTGCCACTGGCAAATTAAATTGTTTTCTTAAATCATCGTTTAAGTATGTTTTCTGTTCAGCTATCCAAGTTTTATACTCGGCCTCAGAAACTACACGTACAACCTTTTGCATATTGTAGTGACCAGATCCACAGATTTTAGCACAGAAGAAAAGGTACTTGAAGTTAGGATCGTTAGTTTCTTGCTGCATTTCTGCAGTAGTTTTTGTAGGCGTAAACTCAAAGAAAACCCGCATACCCGGTACTGTGTTTAACTGTACTCTGAAGTGTGGCATGTAAAAACTGTGAATTACATCTTTACTGGTTAAAATCAGTTTAACCGGTTTACCAACAGGAATCACCATCTCATCAGCCATTTCGTCATCACGAGAGTTGATATCTTTAAAATCAATACCCAATGGGTTAGTAGCTGTAGTTAATTTGTAGTTTTTGTTCCCAACTATACCATCTGCTCCAGGGTAACGGATAGACCATTTAAACTGCTCAGAAGTAACTTCTATCTGTAAAGGCTTGTGGTTTGGATCTTCGACTTTGAAGAAAATAGATCTCCAGGTTAAGAAACCCATTAATACCAAAACAGTTAATACTAAAGCCGGAATAATCGTCCAGATTTTTTCAATTGTATTATTGTGTGGATAGTAGTAAGCTTTTCTTTTAGCAGAATATTTATAGATATAAGAAAATCCGAACAATAAGATATGTGTAACGACAAATACAATAGTGGTAATGATTAATGTTAAATTAAACATCTTATCAATTTTCTTTCCGTGCTCAGATGCTGCATCAGGAAGTAACATTGACCCATGCACTGTATATTCCCAATATACACCATACAAACCGATCACCAAAAACAGCGCAAATAAACTTGCGTGAACCCTGTTCCAGTTAATGCCAACAGGTTTGCCTTGTGCTTCGCGGCTTAACTCATACACTTTTATTGCTTTACCAATAATTGCAATGAATAAGCATACAGCAAGGAAAACCAGAATATAAAATATTACCGATTTATAAACCTCGCCCATATCAACTTTCGGTGCCGCGGCAGCACCTGCTGCATCTTGCGCAAATACGCTAGTGTTTGCAAAAACAGTAATCAATACTGCTAAAGCTGCGGTCGTTTTATTCGTTATAAACTTTCTTAAACTCATTTTCTTAAAAGTAGTACGCTGTACTGCTAATTATAATAATAATTAAATATTTGCTTTATCTTATCACCTCTACAGTTGATGATGCAAACTTTCTTGTAATAATGGGTGGTTCTTTGCAATTAAAGGTTTTTTGCTTAATGATGTTAAAACCGTAAAGGTAAACAATCCTACGAAACCTAATGCAGTACCTATTTCAATGATACCGAAACCATTATGCCCTTCTTCTACCGTTCCTGGCATAATCATTTGGTAATAATCTACCCAGTGACCTAACAATACCACGATAGCAACGAACAATAATTTTGCATCTGTTCTTTTGTTATCTCTATCCATTAATAATAATACTGGTGCTAAGAAGTTCATGGCAAGGTTTAAGAAAAACCAAAACTTGTAGTACTCAAAGCGCTTGTAGAAATATACCGTTTCTTCAGGCATGTTTGCATAGTAGATCAATAAGAATTGAGCAAACCATACATATGTCCAAAAGATAGAGAAACCAAAAATAAACTGGCCTAAATTGTGCAAGTGGCTATTGTTAACCCATTGCATATAACCCGCTCTTCTT
The nucleotide sequence above comes from Pedobacter riviphilus. Encoded proteins:
- a CDS encoding cytochrome c oxidase subunit II — translated: MSLRKFITNKTTAALAVLITVFANTSVFAQDAAGAAAAPKVDMGEVYKSVIFYILVFLAVCLFIAIIGKAIKVYELSREAQGKPVGINWNRVHASLFALFLVIGLYGVYWEYTVHGSMLLPDAASEHGKKIDKMFNLTLIITTIVFVVTHILLFGFSYIYKYSAKRKAYYYPHNNTIEKIWTIIPALVLTVLVLMGFLTWRSIFFKVEDPNHKPLQIEVTSEQFKWSIRYPGADGIVGNKNYKLTTATNPLGIDFKDINSRDDEMADEMVIPVGKPVKLILTSKDVIHSFYMPHFRVQLNTVPGMRVFFEFTPTKTTAEMQQETNDPNFKYLFFCAKICGSGHYNMQKVVRVVSEAEYKTWIAEQKTYLNDDLRKQFNLPVAPAAVKSVADSAAKDSAAVKTNQMALNK
- a CDS encoding cytochrome c oxidase subunit I, producing MSTIALHDEHNHDHADHGHHKETLISKYIFSMDHKMIAKQFLITGIIMAVIAMGLSILFRIQLAWPDQNFPFLETFLGKWAEGGRIKPDFYLALVTIHGTIMVFFVLTAGLSGTFSNLLIPLQIGARDMASPFLNMLSYWFFFMACVIMMSSFFIQTGPASGGWTVYPPLSVVAKAMPGSGLGMTLWLVSMVLFVASSLMGGINYVSTVLNMRTKGMDLWKMPLTIWAFFLTAILGILSFPVLVAGVVLMVFDRSFGTSFYLSDIVMGTDILPNEGGSPILWQHLFWFLGHPEVYIVIMPALGISSEVISVNSRKPIFGYHAMVYSLIGITVLSFIVWGHHMFVTGMNPLLGGVFMITTLIIAVPSAVKTFNYLATLWRGNIRFTPAMLFAIGLVSFFISGGLTGIFLGNASLDINLHDTYFVVAHFHLVMGSAAIFGMLAGVYHWFPKMFGRMMNAKLGYLHFWLTFIAAYLVFFPLHFLGLDGVPRRYYAFTEFEFMKKWLTVNVFVTWAAIMAALAQVAFLFNFFYSIFKGKVSPQNPWEANTLEWTAPVEHLHGNWPGEIPTVYRWPYDYSKPGHDADFIPQTVPFSQTMSSNLPHDFEGNEEAEKIQQDWELANPVAENKG